One stretch of Nitrosococcus watsonii C-113 DNA includes these proteins:
- the nrfD gene encoding NrfD/PsrC family molybdoenzyme membrane anchor subunit produces MSSRHPTHIGTRGGDASVFEKKPPPGAAVAAKVSGLVLAPQRRGWWLGAFGLSALLSLLFFAAIGYLLMTGVGIWGINIPVAWGFAITNYVWWIGIGMAGTFISAALLLTRQKWRASINRSAETMTVFAVSISGLFPILHLGRPWFFYWLAPYPDIMNVWPQWRSALVWDFFAILAYLIVSLLFWYMGMLPDFAVIRDRARKRSQQIFYGLLALGWRGEVRHWQRFEMASRLLAGMAVPLVFSVHSMVGQDFAEGIVPGWHSTIFPPFFVAGALFSGFAMVLILVIPLRSVFGLHAFITSRHLNNMAKLLLATSLIVTYSYIMEVFMAWYSADPYEIAITQNRMSGAYAPVYWATIFCNVLVPQVLWFKRIRLNPMALFVVGIVVVIGMWLERLMLIVTSLYRDFLPSAWGMFYPTLWDWIFLFGPIGFFAMLFLLFIRFAPVASMFEIRKLSAEDKES; encoded by the coding sequence ATGTCATCTAGACACCCTACTCATATAGGCACGCGGGGGGGCGATGCCTCGGTTTTTGAAAAAAAGCCTCCTCCGGGTGCCGCTGTGGCGGCTAAGGTCAGCGGCCTGGTATTGGCTCCTCAGCGGCGTGGGTGGTGGCTTGGCGCTTTTGGACTTTCCGCGCTGCTGTCGTTGTTGTTTTTCGCCGCTATTGGCTACCTTTTGATGACGGGCGTTGGCATTTGGGGAATCAATATTCCCGTGGCCTGGGGCTTTGCCATTACCAATTATGTATGGTGGATAGGAATTGGCATGGCTGGAACCTTTATTTCCGCTGCTTTGTTGCTAACGCGCCAAAAGTGGCGGGCTTCGATTAATCGTTCCGCGGAGACAATGACCGTTTTTGCGGTCTCTATTTCTGGTTTATTTCCCATCCTCCACTTGGGGCGACCATGGTTTTTTTATTGGTTGGCGCCTTATCCCGATATTATGAACGTATGGCCCCAATGGCGCAGCGCTTTGGTGTGGGATTTTTTTGCCATCTTGGCTTATCTGATTGTATCGCTGCTGTTTTGGTACATGGGGATGCTCCCCGATTTTGCCGTGATCCGTGATCGGGCGCGCAAGCGGTCCCAGCAAATATTTTATGGCCTCTTGGCCTTGGGTTGGCGTGGTGAAGTGAGGCATTGGCAGCGTTTTGAAATGGCCTCCCGCCTATTAGCAGGCATGGCCGTTCCGCTGGTTTTTTCCGTTCACAGCATGGTGGGGCAGGATTTTGCGGAAGGCATTGTCCCTGGTTGGCATTCCACCATTTTTCCTCCTTTCTTTGTTGCCGGCGCCTTGTTTTCGGGGTTTGCCATGGTGCTGATACTGGTTATTCCGCTGCGATCCGTTTTTGGCCTGCATGCGTTTATCACTTCTCGGCACCTAAATAATATGGCCAAATTATTACTGGCTACCAGCCTTATTGTTACCTATAGTTACATTATGGAAGTGTTTATGGCCTGGTATAGCGCTGATCCTTATGAGATTGCCATAACCCAGAACCGAATGAGTGGAGCCTATGCTCCCGTTTATTGGGCAACAATATTTTGTAATGTTCTGGTGCCTCAGGTTCTTTGGTTCAAGCGAATTCGTCTTAATCCTATGGCCTTATTCGTGGTTGGGATTGTAGTCGTTATAGGTATGTGGTTAGAGCGCCTCATGCTAATTGTGACCAGTTTGTATCGTGATTTCCTGCCCTCCGCCTGGGGGATGTTTTATCCCACTTTATGGGATTGGATCTTTCTTTTCGGCCCGAT